In Mycolicibacterium alvei, a single window of DNA contains:
- a CDS encoding bifunctional nuclease family protein, with product MAEVRVVGIRVEQPQNQPVLLLRESNGDRYLPIWIGQSEAAAIALEQQGVEPARPLTHDLIRDLITALGHSLKEVRIVDLQEGTFYADLVFDRDITVSARPSDSVAIALRVGVPIYVEEAVLAEAGLLIPDENDQDGGTGGVPEDEVEKFKEFLDSVSPDDFKAT from the coding sequence CGTGGTCGGCATTCGGGTGGAGCAGCCGCAGAACCAACCCGTGTTGCTGCTGCGGGAATCCAACGGTGACCGTTACCTACCGATCTGGATCGGACAGTCCGAAGCCGCCGCGATCGCTCTGGAACAACAGGGCGTCGAGCCCGCCCGGCCGCTCACCCATGACCTGATCCGAGATCTCATCACCGCCCTCGGGCATTCGCTCAAAGAGGTACGGATCGTCGATCTGCAGGAAGGCACGTTCTACGCCGATCTGGTCTTCGACCGTGACATCACGGTGTCGGCTCGGCCGTCGGACTCGGTGGCGATCGCCCTGCGTGTCGGCGTGCCGATTTACGTGGAGGAGGCAGTGCTGGCCGAGGCCGGCCTGCTGATTCCCGACGAGAACGATCAAGACGGCGGCACTGGCGGTGTGCCTGAGGACGAGGTCGAGAAGTTCAAGGAGTTCCTGGACAGCGTTTCGCCGGACGACTTCAAGGCCACATGA
- a CDS encoding MerR family transcriptional regulator, whose amino-acid sequence MGDTPRQEELDLTTGSGAEPPVRPADEPVQGGLFPDDSVPDELVGYRGPSACQIAGITYRQLDYWARTSLVVPSIRGAAGSGSQRLYSFKDVLVLKIVKRLLDTGISLHNIRVAVDHLRQRGVQDLANITLFSDGTTVYECTSAEEVVDLLQGGQGVFGIAVSGAMRELTGTIADFPGERADGGESIPSPEDELASRRKSRDRKIG is encoded by the coding sequence GTGGGTGACACGCCACGGCAGGAAGAGCTGGATCTGACCACCGGGAGCGGCGCGGAGCCGCCTGTCCGGCCAGCTGACGAACCCGTGCAGGGTGGCCTGTTCCCCGACGATTCGGTGCCTGACGAACTGGTCGGTTACCGCGGTCCCAGTGCCTGCCAGATCGCCGGTATCACCTACCGGCAGCTCGATTACTGGGCGCGCACCTCCCTGGTGGTTCCGTCCATCCGGGGTGCGGCCGGTTCGGGCAGCCAACGGCTCTACTCGTTCAAGGACGTCCTGGTCCTCAAGATCGTCAAGCGGTTGCTGGACACCGGTATCTCGTTGCACAACATCCGGGTCGCCGTCGACCACCTGCGCCAGCGCGGCGTGCAGGATCTGGCCAACATCACCCTGTTCTCCGATGGCACGACGGTCTACGAATGCACCTCGGCCGAGGAGGTGGTGGATCTGCTTCAGGGCGGTCAGGGTGTGTTCGGTATCGCGGTGTCCGGCGCCATGCGCGAGCTGACCGGCACCATCGCCGACTTCCCGGGCGAGCGTGCCGACGGTGGCGAGTCCATCCCCTCACCCGAAGATGAGCTGGCCTCGCGGCGCAAGAGCCGCGACCGCAAGATCGGCTGA
- the gcvP gene encoding aminomethyl-transferring glycine dehydrogenase produces the protein MSDQHQSRFADRHIGPDAAAVATMLEVIGVASLDELAAKALPVRILDALGSDGVAPGLDGLPAPATEEQSLAELRALADSNTTAVSMIGQGYFDTFTPAVLRRNILENPAWYTAYTPYQPEISQGRLEVLLNFQTMVSDLTGLEVANASMLDEGTAAAEAMTLMHRATKSKTNRLLVDTDVYAQTAAVLATRAEPLGIEIVTTDLRQGLPEGEFFGVIVQLPGASGRVDDWTGLTGEAHERGALVAVGADLLALTVITPPGEIGADVAFGTSQRFGVPMGFGGPHAGYLAVHAKHARQLPGRLVGVSVDADGSPAYRLALQTREQHIRRDKATSNICTAQVLLAVMAAMYASYHGAEGLTAIARRVHGHAASIARALGDALVHDSYFDTVLALVPGRADAVVAAAKAKGINLWRVDADHVSVSCDEATTDEHVAAVLEAFEVAPADVAGDGSAAVATRTSEFLTHPAFNSYRTETEMMRYLRMLADKDIALDRSMIPLGSCTMKLNAAAEMEPITWPEFGRQHPFAPASDNPGLRKLIADLQDWLTGITGYDQISLQPNAGSQGEYAGLLAIKAYHVSRGDVDRDLCLIPSSAHGTNAASAALAGMRVVVVACRENGDVDLDDLRAKIAEHADRVAALMITYPSTHGVYEHDVADICAAVHSVGGQVYVDGANLNALVGLARPGRFGGDVSHLNLHKTFCIPHGGGGPGVGPVAVRSHLAPFLPGHPLADELPDEHTVSSAPYGSASILPITWAYIRMMGAPGLRAATLTAIASANYVARRLDEYYPVLYTGENGMVAHECILDLRGITKDTGVTVDDVAKRLADYGFHAPTMSFPVAGTLMVEPTESESLAEVDAFCDAMIAIRAEIDRVGSGEWSVDDNPLRGAPHTAECLLVADWDHPYTREQAAYPLGKGFRPKVWPPVRRIDGAYGDRNLVCSCPPIEAFA, from the coding sequence GTGTCCGACCAGCATCAATCGCGTTTCGCCGATCGTCACATCGGCCCGGACGCCGCCGCCGTTGCCACCATGCTCGAGGTGATCGGTGTGGCCTCGCTCGACGAGCTCGCCGCCAAGGCGCTACCCGTACGCATTCTCGATGCGCTGGGCTCTGACGGGGTCGCCCCGGGCCTGGATGGTCTGCCTGCCCCGGCCACCGAAGAGCAGTCGCTGGCGGAGCTGCGTGCGTTGGCCGATTCCAACACGACCGCCGTCTCGATGATCGGCCAGGGCTACTTCGACACGTTCACGCCCGCCGTGCTGCGGCGCAACATTCTTGAGAACCCCGCCTGGTACACCGCCTACACCCCGTACCAGCCGGAGATCAGCCAGGGCCGCCTCGAGGTGCTGCTGAACTTCCAGACCATGGTGTCGGACCTGACCGGACTCGAGGTCGCCAACGCCTCGATGCTCGACGAAGGTACCGCCGCCGCCGAGGCCATGACCCTGATGCACCGCGCCACCAAGTCCAAGACGAACCGACTGCTGGTCGACACCGACGTGTACGCGCAGACCGCGGCGGTGCTGGCCACGCGCGCGGAGCCGCTCGGCATCGAGATCGTCACCACCGACCTCCGCCAGGGACTGCCTGAGGGCGAGTTCTTCGGCGTCATCGTGCAACTGCCCGGAGCGAGTGGCCGGGTCGACGACTGGACGGGGCTGACCGGCGAGGCTCATGAGCGTGGCGCGCTGGTCGCCGTGGGTGCGGACCTGCTGGCGCTGACGGTGATCACCCCGCCGGGCGAGATCGGGGCCGACGTCGCCTTCGGGACCAGCCAACGGTTCGGTGTGCCAATGGGATTCGGCGGTCCGCACGCCGGCTATCTGGCGGTGCACGCCAAGCATGCCCGGCAGTTGCCGGGTCGGTTGGTCGGTGTCTCCGTCGACGCCGACGGATCGCCGGCGTACCGCCTGGCGCTGCAGACCCGTGAGCAGCACATCCGTCGGGACAAGGCCACCAGCAACATCTGTACCGCGCAGGTCCTGTTGGCCGTGATGGCGGCAATGTATGCCAGCTACCACGGTGCCGAGGGATTGACCGCGATCGCCCGCCGCGTGCACGGCCACGCCGCCTCCATCGCACGTGCGCTCGGTGATGCGCTGGTGCACGACTCGTACTTCGACACCGTGCTGGCCCTGGTTCCCGGACGCGCCGACGCGGTGGTTGCGGCGGCCAAGGCCAAGGGGATCAACCTGTGGCGCGTCGATGCCGACCACGTGTCGGTGTCCTGTGACGAGGCGACCACCGACGAGCATGTGGCCGCGGTTCTGGAGGCATTCGAGGTGGCGCCGGCCGATGTGGCCGGCGACGGCAGTGCCGCGGTGGCGACGCGCACCTCGGAATTCCTGACGCATCCGGCGTTCAACTCCTACCGCACCGAGACCGAGATGATGCGTTACCTGCGGATGCTGGCGGACAAGGACATTGCCTTGGACCGCAGCATGATTCCGCTGGGCTCCTGCACGATGAAACTCAATGCGGCGGCCGAGATGGAGCCGATCACCTGGCCTGAGTTCGGCCGTCAGCACCCGTTCGCGCCGGCCTCGGACAACCCGGGCCTGCGTAAACTGATCGCCGATCTGCAGGACTGGCTCACCGGGATCACCGGCTACGACCAGATTTCGTTGCAACCCAACGCCGGATCCCAAGGTGAGTACGCCGGACTGTTGGCGATCAAGGCCTACCACGTCTCCCGCGGCGACGTCGATCGTGACCTCTGCCTGATCCCGTCGAGCGCGCACGGCACCAACGCCGCCTCGGCCGCACTGGCCGGAATGCGCGTCGTGGTGGTGGCCTGCCGCGAGAACGGCGATGTCGACCTCGACGACCTGCGTGCGAAGATCGCCGAACATGCGGATCGTGTTGCGGCGCTGATGATCACCTACCCGTCGACGCACGGTGTGTACGAGCACGACGTCGCCGACATCTGCGCGGCGGTGCACAGCGTGGGTGGACAGGTCTACGTGGACGGCGCAAATCTCAACGCGTTGGTCGGGTTGGCCCGGCCGGGTCGCTTCGGCGGTGACGTCAGTCATCTGAACCTGCACAAGACGTTCTGTATCCCGCACGGTGGCGGCGGTCCCGGCGTCGGCCCCGTCGCGGTTCGGTCCCATCTGGCCCCGTTCCTGCCGGGCCATCCGTTGGCCGATGAGCTGCCCGACGAGCACACCGTCTCGTCGGCGCCGTACGGGTCCGCGTCGATCCTGCCGATCACCTGGGCCTACATCCGGATGATGGGTGCCCCGGGCCTGCGTGCCGCGACCCTGACCGCGATCGCATCGGCCAACTACGTGGCCCGCCGCCTCGACGAGTACTACCCGGTCCTCTACACCGGGGAGAACGGCATGGTCGCCCACGAGTGCATCCTGGATCTGCGGGGGATCACCAAGGACACCGGCGTGACCGTGGATGATGTGGCAAAACGTCTGGCGGACTATGGCTTCCATGCCCCGACCATGAGCTTCCCGGTGGCAGGCACGCTGATGGTCGAGCCGACCGAGAGCGAGAGCCTGGCAGAGGTCGACGCGTTCTGCGATGCGATGATCGCCATCCGGGCCGAGATCGACCGGGTCGGTTCGGGGGAGTGGTCGGTGGACGACAATCCGTTGCGTGGTGCCCCGCACACCGCTGAGTGCCTGTTGGTGGCCGACTGGGATCATCCCTACACCCGCGAACAGGCCGCCTACCCGTTGGGCAAGGGATTCCGTCCCAAGGTATGGCCGCCGGTGCGCCGAATCGACGGCGCGTACGGCGACCGGAACCTGGTGTGCTCCTGCCCGCCGATCGAGGCGTTCGCGTAG
- a CDS encoding thioesterase family protein: protein MPESDAFFTVDGDSYVPGPLAQGPWGSTVSGHIIGGLLGWAVEDAQADPALQPARLTVDLLRPTFMEPVHLRTTVQREGKRITVIDAEVLQRDTVVSRASAVFLRRGDRPEGTVWSAPVSMPPIPDDSHLPEIEMPFLLWAYGSGGSAGVLGGTSAEWEQGHAPKFAWVKEIRPLIVGRAMTPFTRLALAGDVTSALTHWGTGGLRYINADFTVSLSRRPDGDYIGLAAQSHHSGEGIASGAATLFDRHGPIGSSIAVALAQPADAFRPPRHIGLR from the coding sequence GTGCCAGAATCCGACGCGTTCTTCACTGTTGACGGCGACAGCTATGTGCCCGGACCGTTGGCACAGGGTCCATGGGGGTCGACGGTCAGCGGCCACATCATCGGCGGGCTGCTCGGCTGGGCGGTGGAGGACGCACAGGCCGACCCTGCGCTGCAACCCGCCCGCCTGACCGTCGATCTGCTGCGCCCCACGTTCATGGAGCCGGTGCATCTACGCACGACGGTGCAGCGGGAGGGCAAGCGCATCACGGTGATCGACGCGGAGGTTCTGCAACGCGACACCGTGGTGTCACGGGCCAGCGCGGTGTTTCTGCGCCGGGGTGACCGCCCGGAGGGAACCGTGTGGTCTGCCCCGGTCAGCATGCCGCCGATCCCCGACGACTCCCACCTACCCGAGATCGAGATGCCATTTCTGCTGTGGGCCTACGGCTCCGGCGGATCGGCCGGCGTGCTGGGCGGCACGTCGGCCGAATGGGAACAGGGCCATGCACCGAAGTTCGCCTGGGTGAAGGAGATCCGGCCGCTGATTGTCGGCCGCGCGATGACCCCGTTTACCCGACTCGCCCTGGCCGGGGATGTGACGAGCGCGCTGACGCATTGGGGCACAGGAGGTTTGCGTTATATCAACGCAGACTTCACCGTGTCACTGAGTCGCCGGCCCGACGGCGACTACATCGGCCTGGCCGCCCAGAGTCACCACAGCGGCGAGGGTATCGCATCCGGGGCGGCCACCCTCTTCGACCGACACGGCCCGATCGGCAGCAGTATCGCGGTGGCGCTCGCGCAACCGGCAGACGCGTTCAGACCGCCCCGGCACATCGGCCTGAGGTGA
- a CDS encoding substrate-binding domain-containing protein — MGRHSIPDPEDAPDEPDHGHVGDDGYSDDYDDFDPPRRQPDRGYRDAPTYRDEPEYRAPGYADGDDDYESDYRDSEYADYDESDSTESNYEASDYAEDDSYDDEYIDGYRSSYSDDYDAEYGDEQPTAQFGAVAEPPPPSSPSGRQHGGDWDGGEWTGSHRAVQSGRRGVSVSVIVALVTVVAVVGAVILWNFFGDVLAGRSDAAAARCVDGELGVAVIADPTISTHIEGLANAYNKSVSPVGDRCVKVRVQSADSDRVVGGFANTWPSELGDRPALWIPASGIAEARLEATAGTQVVSDSRSLVTSPVLLAVRPQLKNALAQQTWATLPQLQSSPAAMNALKLPGWGTLKLALPTHSNGDAASLAAEAVAAATAPSGAPATSGMSGVSSLLGGQPKLDDSELGTAFDALLNASDPATAPVHAVATTEQQLFQRATSIDDVRSSLAGWVPPGPTATADYPTVLLSGEWLEKEQVTAASEFARYLRKPEQLAEFAKAGFRAEGTTPPSSDVTAFAELAAPLSVGDNATRVTLSNATAAPSGKPAVTIMLDQSMPTEEGGKSRLANVVAALDSRVKALSDTAAVGLWTFDGTEGRSEVSTGPLAEPVNGQRRSDVLTSTLDEQSASGGGAVSFTTLRMVYTDALSKYLDGQTNSILVITTGPHTDQSLDGAGLQEYIRGAFDPARPIAVNVIDFGGGSDKATWEGVAEASSGTYQHISSSSSPELTTAINTMLG; from the coding sequence ATGGGCAGGCACAGCATTCCCGACCCTGAGGATGCACCCGACGAGCCCGACCACGGGCACGTCGGGGACGACGGCTACTCCGACGATTACGACGACTTCGATCCGCCCCGACGTCAGCCCGATCGCGGCTACCGGGATGCACCCACGTACCGGGACGAGCCTGAGTACCGGGCACCCGGGTACGCCGACGGGGACGACGACTACGAGTCCGACTACCGCGACTCGGAGTACGCCGACTACGACGAATCGGACAGCACCGAATCGAACTACGAGGCATCGGACTACGCCGAAGACGACTCGTACGACGACGAGTACATCGACGGGTACCGCAGCAGCTACTCCGACGACTACGACGCGGAATACGGCGACGAGCAGCCCACCGCCCAGTTCGGTGCGGTAGCCGAACCGCCGCCGCCCTCCAGCCCGTCCGGTCGCCAGCACGGCGGCGACTGGGACGGCGGTGAGTGGACCGGCAGCCATCGGGCGGTGCAGTCCGGCCGGCGCGGTGTCAGTGTCAGTGTGATCGTCGCACTGGTCACCGTGGTGGCCGTCGTCGGCGCGGTGATCCTGTGGAACTTCTTCGGCGATGTCCTCGCCGGCCGCAGCGACGCGGCCGCCGCACGTTGCGTCGACGGTGAACTCGGTGTCGCCGTCATCGCCGACCCGACGATCTCGACACACATCGAGGGATTGGCCAACGCCTACAACAAGTCGGTCAGCCCGGTCGGCGACCGCTGCGTCAAGGTGCGGGTGCAGTCTGCCGATTCCGATCGTGTGGTCGGTGGTTTCGCCAACACCTGGCCCAGCGAGCTCGGTGACCGCCCGGCGCTGTGGATTCCGGCCAGCGGCATCGCCGAGGCGCGACTGGAGGCGACGGCGGGCACGCAGGTTGTCAGCGACAGCCGATCCCTGGTGACCTCACCGGTCCTGCTGGCGGTCCGCCCGCAGCTGAAGAACGCTCTGGCACAACAGACCTGGGCTACTCTGCCGCAACTTCAGAGCAGCCCGGCCGCGATGAATGCGCTCAAGCTGCCCGGGTGGGGCACGCTCAAACTGGCGCTACCGACCCACAGCAACGGTGACGCCGCCTCCCTGGCCGCCGAGGCTGTCGCCGCGGCGACGGCTCCGTCCGGCGCGCCGGCGACCTCCGGTATGAGCGGCGTGAGCAGTCTGCTCGGGGGGCAGCCCAAACTCGACGACTCCGAGCTGGGCACCGCCTTCGACGCGTTGCTCAACGCCTCCGACCCGGCGACCGCGCCGGTGCACGCCGTGGCCACCACTGAGCAGCAACTGTTCCAGCGGGCCACCTCGATCGACGACGTCAGGTCCTCGTTGGCCGGTTGGGTGCCACCGGGGCCCACCGCCACCGCCGACTATCCGACGGTGCTGCTGTCCGGGGAGTGGCTGGAGAAGGAACAGGTCACCGCAGCCAGCGAGTTCGCCCGCTACCTGCGCAAGCCCGAGCAGCTCGCCGAGTTCGCCAAGGCGGGGTTCCGCGCCGAGGGGACAACGCCACCGTCCAGCGATGTCACGGCTTTCGCTGAGCTCGCCGCGCCGTTGTCGGTCGGTGACAACGCCACGCGGGTAACGCTGTCCAACGCCACCGCCGCGCCGTCGGGAAAGCCTGCGGTCACGATCATGCTCGACCAGTCGATGCCGACCGAGGAGGGCGGCAAGTCCCGGTTGGCCAACGTGGTGGCAGCGCTGGACAGCCGGGTCAAGGCACTGTCGGATACCGCCGCAGTAGGCCTCTGGACCTTCGACGGCACCGAGGGACGTTCCGAGGTCTCGACCGGTCCGCTGGCTGAACCGGTCAACGGACAGCGCCGCTCCGATGTGCTGACCTCGACACTTGACGAGCAGTCCGCCTCGGGTGGCGGCGCGGTGTCGTTCACCACGCTACGCATGGTCTACACCGATGCATTGTCGAAATATCTGGACGGCCAGACTAATTCGATCCTGGTGATCACCACCGGACCGCACACCGACCAGAGCCTGGATGGGGCTGGGCTGCAGGAGTACATCCGCGGCGCATTCGACCCCGCCCGTCCGATCGCGGTCAACGTGATCGACTTCGGCGGTGGCTCCGACAAGGCCACCTGGGAAGGCGTCGCGGAGGCCAGTAGCGGCACCTACCAACACATCTCCAGCTCCAGTTCGCCCGAGCTGACCACCGCGATCAACACGATGTTGGGCTGA